Below is a genomic region from Henckelia pumila isolate YLH828 chromosome 3, ASM3356847v2, whole genome shotgun sequence.
TCTTTGCTATTCACAATAAAACATTTTAAGTCACACACAATTATATTGTGGTGTTGAGGATTCTAGAGAGAGAGATGCTCATAACCTAAGAGGAGATGATCATGTGGGAAAAAAACGTGCAATAATATACATCTGTTGAAAGGTACGTACGAGAAGAAATGCACTTTTCTCCGATCCATTTTCTCCGGTATAGATCAGAAACACACATGTATATATCTATCTCCATCGCGGTCAGACCTGTACCTTATATAAAGGCCAAGGAGGATATATCGTTggctagctcaagaacacatTGGGTTAATTGGTGACTCActgaaataaataataacaatctagcacaatattaattaataaaaagaaCATGATCACTTCGAATATTTTctgtttattattaatttaccaTTATATTCTTTTCGAGTTCGGTTTGAAAAAGTTCTACAATATCAATAGACTTTCGAGGTTTTGCTATTATGTAGAAGTTAAAAATGGGCATTTAATTAGCTTGACGAAGTCTTGTACGGagcttaaataatttttttttctttgggtAACAATGGGCGTTCAGATATTAATGGTGATTAGTTTCATGTGTTCGGAGTTGATCCTCGTGAGATGCTAGTTAAAAAATGAAAGAAGAGCAATTGATATGATATATACAATATTTAGTAAAACTGAATGGCTTATTTGTCAATACTTATATTGTCTATAAGACTTTATTAATCATGCAAATATATATTGCATAAGCACAAAGAAGCTTATCAAAGTTGAAGttaatcaaaattattttcgaTCAATAATGTCGCAATAGACTAAATGAGCTAGTTATACTGTATACTAACAAAGAAATGAACTGAAAACTAAAtgaatttgataaatattttcacCTCTTAAACAGTTAAACGAGCTGCTagtaatgttatatatataaatatatataattatttcaaaatgtaATATATTGTTTCTAGTGTATTAATGTAttgtttataatatttattatttatgaatTGTACTTTAAAGTTATTTACCACACCAACATGGTCATTTTATACTTTTCGTTTTAAAACTCATCGAACACAAATACGAGTTTAGGGGTGGTTTTTCGGTATATCttactaaaaatattggtacgaaaaaaattcatatcgataCCAATagcaaaattccaaaattttggtatgaaaaaaatccatattgataccgtagataccgaaaaaaaatttgatataccaaaaaaatgtctgtatatcgaaaaaatttcgatatgccaaaaattcgatattttggTCTGATTTGCGAGCTCTAAATACGACTCTGAATTCACTGACACCTGAGTTTCGAAACAAGGGCGTGGAGAATGACATGTACTTATACGATTGGGGTCGAAAGttgaaattttcataaaattgtGTATGAAACTCAAAGGGGATCGGAGGCCCCCTACCCAATACGCTCTGTCGGCCATGTAAATCAAAACATTCACCCAAACGCGGTTAAATATTAATGGTAATAGGTTGGCAGCTGGTCGCTTTCCTTGTGAGGTTGTTGTTTATTCcaccataaaaataataattaacctgtgatatttttttaattattaaattagtaCAAATGTGACGTATAATATCTTTAATTTGTTTGTGTGTTATCAAACAAACACTTTCTTTAATCCCAAATTCATTTTCTGTTGGATGAATTCAATTATTAGACTGCTACCGCTTATCCTTCCTTATGACTAATTAATTACTTGTTCAGGCAACATTAATAGACAATAATTGTTTTTGCTCGCGGCACTAGTAAACAAACCCATTTTATGTTTCTAATGGTATCAATAATAACATTATTATGCATATGATTTACATAAATCATGACTACGTGTCTTGTTAGACTCCCTCGTAcgtgaatttatatttatgagaccatagatcgagtCGATCCATATttgtaatgaaaaataataattttttatataaacaataatattttttcatgagtaGAATAAGATTATCATAGATCTGTCTCATTAAATTGACTCGTCCGACATTTTCACATGAGTTTTTGTATGATGGATGCATATACATGTAAGAGATCTTATGTTTATTAGATAGAGAGGAGTACATAAAAGATGATAGGAAATGTAACatgcatgattatgattatatataattaaatgaaACTCTAATTAAATCTTGCTCTTTGCATATTTATAAGTTAtgcatataatttatatatgtttAACAGATCTTATATCTATCTCATCAACAGTTTTTCTCAATACACAAGATCCAGGAACTAATTAACAAAATCGAGTTAATACTATAAAAATTTTcgaattaaaaatgaaaaaaaaatatcgaaATCAAAGGATGATGATTGTAAGATTCAAAAGCAAACTGACCGCAGCTAGCAATGACAGGAAACGAGATGAAATGAAACAAGAACCGAACTCAGATTATCAGTACCTTTTTCTTTCCCAATAAACTTCTCATCAGCACAGTACGTACGTATTTCTAGTCCAAACTATATATGTTGAGTGAATTGATTTTGGGTCTGAttgaaattatgaaaaaaataaaaaattgaaactaTATATATCTTTGAACACTTTAACCATAaatttttggtttgattgaCTGATGAATTATAGAGGATAAAATGGTAGTTGGTTCATGaatcatttttatatataagTAAGCTAAAAGTACTATTGCATTTTAATCTCCTCATATGGAATAacatacataaaattttaattaattctgTATATAAATCAAGAAAGCagaaatatgtatatataaatttatatatttactgATTTAGCAGGCGGACGGAGTCAACAGGAGTCGCCACCGTCGTCATGTTGGCCGCCGCCGTGACTACTGGCGGCATCAGCATCAGCATCAGCATCAGCATCAGCATGAGTAGTGGTGGAGGAGGGTCTTTtcctcttctttttcttcttgtCATAAGGTATTCCTCTAGCCTTGGCTTGTGTTTCTCTGACTTCTCTGAGATATATGCGCACAGCTTTGGCTCCAAAAGGGTTTGACTCGGGCCTGCCCCCGTTCTCTTCGTAGGCCGCTCTCAGCCGTCCGATGAGGGAGTCGAGGCTGCCCCACGCCTGCTTCAGCAAGCAGGCGCATGGGGCAGAGGGGGTGGGCTGACCGAAGCACGGGCAGCTGGCCACATGCACTTTGGTCTTCCCGAACTGATCCAAGTACTTCATGAACTCAATCACGTGAGCTCCACTGCATCGCCCCAGGCTCAGCGGCGGCTTGTGGTTCTTCAAGTACTGTAAGAAGGTGGTCCAGTCCCGCCGCTTCTGCGCCACGTAGCGGCTCGGTGGAGCAGCCGTTGACCCCTCGCCGCCGCCTGTGCTACCGCTGGGGCCAGCCCCAGATGCGGAGTCCATCTTCCGGAAATTAATCAAATACCAATCGCTGAAATTAATTTCTGCTAGCTTACTTTAACTTGTGTTTATTATATATCCATTTTCATCTGGATTTTGATTCCATTTCTTGAGCAGGGGGAGGGGGTTGAATTCAATTAGCGCGTGAGTGTGAAAGAGAGAGAAGAGGGGAATTTGTGTTGCGCTGATGGGACATACAAGAGAGAATTTGAGTTACagatgaatgaatgaatgaatgacGATCATAATCATTTTTTGTATTAATACTTGTATATTACGCTTCTAATTTTCCCTtagcttcttttttttttttttttttttttttttttttttttttttttgtctttttcgTTTTAAAAAAACTCATAAATGGTGCATaagttaatataaaaatttgtgTGAGACTCTAACCaattaattttatgaaataGATCTCTCGTACTTCACCTAACCCTATATAAAAATGTtactttttatatcaaaatgtTTGCACACAAAAATGGCTCGAGCGAGTGTGTTGCGGGCATGACAGACACGATCTTGccaaaaaatgataaaataaaaaataaaaatctaacttctaaAACCAAGCGAATGTGAGTTCTGGTTTAATCGTCGTCTAAATTTCACCGGTTATATGCTAAGGAACACAAAGAATATTGAAGGAGATCAATCATTAATAACAATCAAACACTTCATTCTTGCTACTGAAAATTCGAATTTGACAAATGTTTGccataaaaacataaaagatGATGCTGAAAAGCTTGAGGAACTATGAAATTAGACTGAAAATATGTACTGAAAATCTGAAAAAATACAAGAACAATGATGAAATTTAAATTGCGCAGAAATATTGCTGAAAGATTCTGTGCTTTTGAGCTTAGAATTGTTGGATTGTGATTGTCTTTTGAATTGTTTCTGTCGATGGGTTTTTGCTTTCAATTTTGGGTAACTACCTACTCTCCACTTTTCATGATGTCCCACATTCTTCTTCCACCTCCCCACTTCTCAATTTTGACTTGGTCCAAATCTTTAACTTCTATTTCCATTTCTATCGGACCATAGTTTTCCTTTGTTTATGATGGGCTATCATGGTTAGGATTCTTAGCTTCGGGAACTGGGCTGAGAAAATActctttattttatgggctcaaCAATTGCCCCTGCAGGTTGATGGCCCACTGGGCCATTGAACCTGGACCATGAACTAAATTCTTTGTTGGACTTCAAATACGAACTATTGGGCTTTTGGAGTATAGAGAACTCTAATGGGCTTTAATCGGATAACCTTTTCGATTTTTCAGAAGTTGATAAAATTGATATTGTTCCTTGATATTTGCACTATCCGATCACGTCAACCCAGATTTGCAATCATTACTTCTCCGATTCCCGAACAATTCTCTCTCTTGACTGTTCATCTTCACTCGTCTTCTCCATCTAACTGGCCTCTCTGCGTAGCCCTTTCACTTTCTCTGCTTCATCATTTTGCTTAAGGTTTCTTGCAAGTTCATTGTCGTTCCTCCGACTGATAAGGTTCCTTCGGCTTCTCTTCACTAGATCCTGCGCAAATAACAATAATGAACTAAAAATGACGATTCACCtcttcattatttattttatgcagtGTCCTTTTGTTTCTACTCATGGCCTCCACTCCTTCTGGTTCGTTCGCTGCCTCTGAAACTTCGGAGGTGATCAGGTAAAACTCGGTTCCATTATTGTCTCTTGAGGTTTGGCGTTGGAACATACCCATGAATGAGTATTTTGTTTTCAGGCCAGTGCACTTGTATGCTGATAAGCCCAAGCTTACTGAGATTTTAGCCCCTCTAACCCATTTCCCATATGTAGAGGTTCCTTTCCCTGAACAggttttcacaaatattttccacctTGCCTCTCTGTCCGAGTCCTCTTTAATTCTTTCTAGTCTCTTTCAACAACTGGCCAAAGCTGCGAAGTTTAAGTCATGACCGTGTTTTGCTTTCGAATGGGTAACTTGGGTAGACCGACTGGAACCTCATTTTGGGACTATTTGGAAGTTACAGGTATTAAAGATCTTTTTTTTCTCTGCAAGTGGGTCTATTAGAGAGCGTCCTTCGGTTCTGGGCTCCCCCTTGTAACGCCTTTCTTTTTTCTAGTGGTCCGATGTACATTACTCTCCATGCTATTCTTCGCTTATTGAGATTTCATGTGTTAGGTCAAGATGTCATTGGTTTGATCCCCTCTAAAGATCTTCTAGCCTTGTCAGACGAGAACTCTAACCATACTTTCTATGCTTCAATCATAGGTGCTTGGTACACCAGCTCAAGGACTCCTACCTCGGAGGAACACATTTTGTTTCTGTGGGTCCTTGTTTGCAAGTTATTGTTCTATCCTTCTTCAGGGCTACCTTCCATGGAATATTTGTTGTTGGCCCGTTCTCTAAGTACTGGAAATGTACTTAATCTAGGAGTCATGTTCCTAGGATCAGTGTATCGTGTCCTAAACAAAAGTGTATTGGATAATCCTTTGCGAAAGCTTCATGGAGTCTGTTGGTTTCTGCAGGTTTGGCTTTTCTCATATTTTATCGATATTAGGATTTTGTCTTTAAGAAGCATTAGTCCAACAGATAGTAAAGCTCtgtgatgtgatgatatttttctatatttaattatgttaatttgtatgattaggagaatttgcattgattaaattcattttatagttcTTAATCATTATTTGtgttttgatataggaaaatagAAAAATGGAGCAAAATAATTGAAGAAAAGAAGCAAATAAAGAGATGGAAAAAAGTAGGGCTGTTGTTTAACAGCTCTAACAAACATCTCCTTTGAACAGCTCTACTATAGAGCACTTGAGAAGCGCTATTGCACTTGGAGAGATTGAGGAAGCGCTATTGCGCTTGTGAGAGGCGCTAGTTTAAGCGCTAACGTGCTAATGAAGAGCGTTGCTGTGTATGCGGACAGAGTTGCGGGACCGAAGATGCTACGCTCGATCGGTTACTtaataccgatcgagcggaaggAAAGATAGATGCGAGGCAGAGAACATCCCGCTCAATCTACAACATTTCACTGATCGAGCGGGCGcaagaaagaagaaaatatCTTGGACAGAACTATGTGtgcttgttgtgaaaaatgctcgcaagcgtacgagtgtcaagttttaatatagttaataccatcaagtatcgatctcacagggagtaaaatgaaaatattcagtgcttgtaattaaaatagcccaaactttatctagaaaatcaatatttgagaattttgcattaaaataaaaataagcatatgattttatagcacacacacaactttcagataaatatcaatcaaagaaaaatggtctagaggtatagatttcacctggtttcaacaacaatcaatcctaattaattaatcttcatgaattccagtcaattaatagccaagaacacttaagtgtattattctctctcccgagtgccgaataaaatatatcaactacaattcaattccaatatccctattaagaatctacttgcagtgatcaattcaaaacaatgttctttttaaaagcactgttaaaattatatactctcccgagcgatataaataattaacagtgtattctctattggtcctattcaaaatctcctctcccgagtgccagatttcaaataaatataacaaatcaattattgatcaggtaattgaaaaaacaatcaattccaaaaaaaaaattaatctagaagaaactcaattcaataaaatcaaaaattcatgaaagtgtctacacgaggttccatccgacctctagactctaaaaaattagttcataataaaattcttaataaaacaaaatatgttcaaaaatccagacatgaattcagaattaaataaataaaagataagaaacaaatctgtcgtcgatgccgtgtccggtcgatcgagctccgtcttcaattaagctccaaaTTTCTTCCCAGAAATCTCCACAATCTTTGATATGTACTGTTtatgtgtgtgtggcggctctctcaGCCTGATAAgaaaaatcccttttatatgttgatacaaaagcccactcaaaagcccataaaatataaaagtttcATTCCCGATAAAAATTCCCAATTTAAGATTTCTCGACGCGCGGGCACCTCACACTCCTAGGCGAGCGCGCATAACCTTCTGGAATTCAATTCTCTCGCCTTCTCTACATAGCGCGATAACGCTTCTCTCCTCAATCTTTAGCGCTTCTTTTAGCGCTAACAAGTTAGCCCATTAAGAAAGCCCAAATTCTTTCCTTCTTGTTtgtacgtttcttttcttcttttctttttcttctccttacttctcttctttcttttccttctttttatttttttcttttctccacaaaattctaattttcttctttttttttcaaaacacttcaataatttcctacaattacaaaaacaacaaaactccgcataaatctgctcgaaaccaataattaacaattaaaatcatatatacattaagtgtataaaatatacttatcaaatacccccaaacttagacttttgctagtcccgagcaaaacaattcaaaatcaaattccaaaaatcaaatcatcaaaaatcAACAAGactagtcaagaaatattatggagcaatgacctcagcaatgatttcaaaaaaaatcaaatccaatctcatccaacctattaacacttgaaaatttcaGTTACAACAAAATAatcgcataaactcacaatctccgcaactcacatttcaaaacacccttatctaaattcaattcacacattcatagatcatgaggacttttcaaggtagcataggatcaaatataggatactaatcaaaaacactcacaaataggtaaatgcaacgaataatagtgtgtgcgtgtttagatcaaaattcataatcattaaaagtatcaatcaacagtccataggctaaattctcgcaactattctccactagtatattgggcaactgtgactcggtcaataggacttaatcggcttataatgtaaggtatGACTCacggctacaaatgaaggataaaaatttaaaataaggagtaatttatatttatgcttaattctaatttcaactccttttttattcacaatttcacacttattttttcactttattgatttttcaatttttcacttcttttttttttttttataccaacaattttttcacaacttttcaaacttcttttcaactctttttttttttactacctctttcttttcacaactaccttcttcatttcaattcatccaccacaccattccattttcacaaataacactaggagcatataacaatttagcatacaaattactcccttaaaggtatgaaatagtgtttaggctattcaggtagtcaatgtaggaccttgaaataatgacgaatgggggtttatcacacgtttacatgcatgtcattcgattttcaataaactcaaacaaggtactagggataacatattaatagggtagcttgaaaggctcaaacaaattcaaaaaaattgcctaaatcatacctaatcacagttttgcctgtattgcgcctcgaagagtgtccgaactttttctagacaagtctcaatcctcaattaattcatacaaatctcaatcagtgcagaaaaaataatcatcagcagtaaacgattattttccaacaaatttcagaatttttttatacctcaatgtactcatatacgtgtaggctcaaataggcaactaaggataaaattttcaataaaaattatgcccaaaaatttcaaacaatgcctcactCATATCTATGTccgtatgtctcaaaaatcagattcaagtattaaccatagagtatataagaaattgttcattcaattggttccattttttttcaaaaatatttgtcagataggtagacaatcatggatttcagttatagcacaaaaatttttctcatcagtcatgcatccaattctttctcgacttcttttcaaaactcaactcaactaacacaacaaataaactcaacaaaaaattttatctattaagCACACAGTAAAACTCAACTACTCAACTATCAACCAACCAACTAATTCAAACACTGattcaccccccaaacttaatgtaatcattgtccctaatgattaaaaatcaataaaaagaacaagacaAGGGACacgtaccttcgacaccgagcctCAGTACTCGATGTaaccatcatcatctccatgaaaAATAATTCGCAACCGCAACCATTGGAAAGGTAGTGGAGATACACGACTTAACATCAAAGTTTAACCTGAAAATAATACATGCACACtattaaaatacaaaaattgAAACCCAAAGCAATCGATCAAGGCAATATTGCGGGAATAAACACAAATCCATGGCATGGCAGGATTCGGATGTGTGATTGCTCATGGTGTACGCTTGGTTAGGAATCATGTGAGGAGTGTGCGCCCTTAGTAGGTCTATGGTGCATGGAAGAAGAGCCTTGGAGAGGCTGTGAGCACAAGATCTTGCGCTGCTGGTAAGCACTATCACGCATGGTGGGTTGCAACTGAGGATTTTGAATTGTGCATGGATTTTGCAGCTGGTATGGGGCACTTTGCCGCATGATGAGATCATTGTGGAGAGTGCTTGTGCGCAAGGTGTCTTGCCCGTGAGGAGTTGGGTAGCCCATTCAAAGCGTCCTTGATAAAACTCATTAACATAAGATAAGATGTTGCTGGTAAGAGTTGTCAAGCATGAAGTGATCTTTGGGAATGCGCGTTTGCTGTTGCATGGTGGATTTGTTGACGCAAATGATGGCTTCGCGATTTCATATGGAATGGCATAGATGATGTCTTCTTTGCACATGGGAGTGTGCTGATCAGGAGGTGCTGGATGTGATGATCGCGCAAGGTGCAGAACTGTTAGCGCTGATAAGCTGCGCTATCACGCAAGGTGGAGCTGGTTAGCGCATGATTTTGCGCTGAATAGGAGCTGCTGGATGGCGCAATCACGCTATGAGACGCGCAGATGATGTTCGTTGGAACTGGGGTTGGAGCGCAATCGCGCTATTAGATGCGTCCTTGTgatgcgcgttagcgcttgaTGAAGCTCGGTTGGGGAGGCTCGTTAGCGCTTGGTGCTGCGCAAGTGgtgagcgcgatagcgcaaggAGTAGCGCAGATGAGCAGCGCGTTAGCACATGGTTGTGCACTTAAGGAAGCGTACAGGAGAGGCGGGCGCGCTATAGGTAACGAGCGGGCGAGCACAAGGTTCTGCCCTGGTTTCtaaaatcctgaaaaaaaaattcaacaattTTAATATATCAGGCCTCCAAAATTTCctataataatttcaaaaatcataaattaaaaaatgaaaaaaaataaaaattaaagcaaaaaaaatgaataaaaataaaataaaaataaaataaaacaaaaattttgggttgcctcccaaaaagcgcttggtttgcTCATGTTTCTTGCACGATTGCACTCTGGATGGCGCAGATAAGGTGGTTGTTTGCGCAGGGAAAACTACTGAGGAACGCGCGATTGCGCAAAAATGTCTACGCACTTGAGATGTTGTATGCGCAAGGAAGAGAAACAGCTTGGAGCGCGATTGCGCTGGAGTGTAGCGCAGAAGAGTGTCTCGTTGGCGCAAGGATTTGCGCTAATGGCTTGAGCGATTGCGCTTGAGTTTGCGCACTTAAGCTTGCATCAATGCGTAGAGGAGAGGTGGGCACGGGATAATTGACGAGCGAGCGTGCATTAGTTTCTGTTTTCAACTCCCCATCTTGAGCGGGCACCCTCAAATCTTGGGCGAGCGTGCATCACATGCTGCCGGAATTCCataatcctaaaaaaaaaatttaaaaacaattgtAAAATTAGGCCTCCGAAATTCCTAAAAAtgcattcaaaaatcataaattagctaaataactaaaatgaaaaattaaataaaaaattaaataaaaaaaataaactaaaaaataaaataacacaaaaattgtgggttgcctcccaaaaagcacttggtttatagtcgtcagcccgactttcaccagtattaagtcttccgcttttctttcacacgccaaataaattccatgaaccgccttttaaatttcgaTCTCTTTTTCGTGAACTTATTCTTTGGTAATTTTGGCGCTCTCTCCttcgatgaatcaaccgcaaaATTGGCTCTTTGACAACCTTCCAACTTCATAACCGGCTCAATTGAGCATAAgtcttcgatgggtggattaggtgtcttcatgaataaattgaaaatcactctctcgccttccacacccatcgataaTTCACCCTTATTTACCTCGATCTTGGTATCCGCAATGGCCAGGAATGGTCTCCCAAATATCAGTGACATATTTgtatcctcctccatatctagcacaacaaaatccgtaggaaaaataaatttatctatttttaccagaacatcttcaataattccaagcggatatgtaatcgatctatcagccaactgcaaagtgatcattgtgggcttcacctgaccaagtcctaagctcctgaaaacagacaaagacattaaattaatgctagctcctaaatcacaaagtgcaatattaaaatgagaaccaccaatagaacaaggaatagtaaaacttccTGGATCtttcagcttttgtggcaacttcttttgtagcaccgcactgcactcttcagttagATTCACCACCTCGTTATCTAGCAGcttcctcttcttggacatcaccttcttgatgaacttcgcataatttggcattttctccaaagcttca
It encodes:
- the LOC140890390 gene encoding protein LIGHT-DEPENDENT SHORT HYPOCOTYLS 5-like; amino-acid sequence: MDSASGAGPSGSTGGGEGSTAAPPSRYVAQKRRDWTTFLQYLKNHKPPLSLGRCSGAHVIEFMKYLDQFGKTKVHVASCPCFGQPTPSAPCACLLKQAWGSLDSLIGRLRAAYEENGGRPESNPFGAKAVRIYLREVRETQAKARGIPYDKKKKKRKRPSSTTTHADADADADADAASSHGGGQHDDGGDSC